TAAATAATGGTTTAAATAAAAAGAGCGGTCAAAAATTCAATGTTTTTTTGACCACGCTTTGCTTTTCTATTTTAAGGCAATATGCACTGTAATCTCTTCGCGATCGTGATATAAATGCTTCGCTTGAATATCAAATTTCAGTTCTTTTTCTGCTAACATCGCCGCAAGATTTTCTAAACACAACATCACTTCTTGATAGCGTTTTTTCATTGGCAATTTCAAGTTGAAAATAGTTTCTCGGCACCAACCATTAATTAACCATTTTCCTATTAAATTCACAATTCGACTTGGTTGCTCCACCATGTCACACACAAGCCAATCAATATGCTTACGTTTTGGTGGTTGGAATTTAAATCCGTCTTCCGGGCAATGTTCTATTCTGCCAGTATCATGCAAACTAGCTGCCATTTTGCCGTGATCAACTGCATACACAAATAAACCACGTTTCACTAATTGATAGGTCCAGCCGCCAGGGCATGCACCGAGATCAACGCCAACCATATTTTCATTTAAGCGTTTACTTTCTTCATGTCGAGGAATAAAAGTTAAAATCGCTTCTTCCAATTTCAAGGTGGAACGACTTGGTGCATCCGCTGGGAATTTCAAACGTGGTATCCCCATAAAATAGGTAGAGTTATTGCCAAGATAGGAATACCCTACATAACAGCAATTCGGCTGAGTGAAAAAACAATGTAAAATCTGACCGCGCTTTACATTCGGCTTACCTTGTAACCAACCTTGTTTTTTCAACGCTTGGCGTAACGGCACGGTAAATTTTCGGCAAAATGTCAAAAGCGCTTTGGCTTCATTCGTATCTGCTGTTTCGACAAATAGCTCTACCGCTTGCTTAAGATTAATATCTTCTGCAATGCGTTTATATTGAGCAAGAATTGGCGAGATACGATCTTGAGGATCGAGATTCTCTAAGAAATCTGAAACAACGATCATTTGACGCGCAAAAATCAAGCGATTAAAAGGGATTTCTCGCGCTAAACGATCTGCATCGCCTGGTTGATAGCATTCAAAAATGACATAGCCGCTGTTTTCTACTACTCGAGCAAAACCAAATACACCACGCTCAGAGGCTCGGTCGGTAATTTCTGCGGCGACTTCTTTTTCAAAGCCAATTCGACAATATAAGGCTAATTTATTCATGTTTTCCTAATTTAATTGAATCTTTAATCCATTTTCTAAAGGCTTGAATTTGTTCATCATCTAAACGATCTAAATGATTGACCACATAGAATGATTTTGGATCCCGCAATTCGGTTGGTAACACAATTTGCAAATGACCGTTTTCAATTTCTTGCTGAGCCAAAATACGATTAGCTAGCGCAATACCCTGCCCATGAACGGCAGCTTGCAATGCCATAAAGGTGTGGCTAAATAACGGACCTTGTTGAATATTTAAATCATCTAATTTGAGATAATCCGCCATAGTTTTCCAGTTATCTCGGGTATGCGTATGAATCAGCGTATGCTTTTTCAAATCATTAGGACAACTTACTGGTGTTTTCTCAAGCAATGAAGGCTCGGCTAAAATCACGAGGTTTTCTTCGCCTAAACGATCAACCTGTAAATTTTCCCAATCACCTTTACCATAATAAATGGCAATATCTATTTCTTTATCCAATAAACCTTCATCTTGATCAACGCCTTTTAAGCGTACTTCTATTTCAGGATACTGCTCATTAAAATCATTTAAATGCGGTACAAGCCACTGAATACCAAAGGTCTGTGGAACACTAATGGTTAAATGGGGCTCGGCCTTAAATGTTAATAATCGTTCCGTCGCTTCGTTTAATTTTCTTAAAATTTTATTAATATCGATAAAATACGCTTTCCCAAACTCAGTCAATTCTAGCAAACGATTCTTACGAATAAAAAGCTCAACGCCTAAAAAATTTTCTAGTGATTTAATTTGATGGCTTACTGCTGCTTGTGTTACACACAACTCATCAGCTGCTTTTGTAAAGCTTAAATGCCGTGCAGCTGATTCGAAAGACTTCAATGAATTAAGGGGAGGCAAACGTTTATACATAATTCTTCCCAAGGGTTAAATTTTAGTTTATAATTAAAAAATATATATCGGATTAGTTTTTTTTATGCTTCAAATAAAAAAACATCACTTGCCCTTTCAAAACCTTCTATCTAAAATACGCACATACTTAATGATTGGTAATTCCTTACAAGTTAATGAGTTTCGGACTTAAGTATGATGTTGTGTTTGCATATAGTTCGGTCTCCGAACTAGAGTAACGATTAAGTTACTCATTTACTTCCTGTATATATTGAACCATTTTGGTTAAGCGCTGCTCACTCAGAGCAGCGTTTTTTTATGCCTATCATTCTAACATAAGCTGCATTTTATTTCCTAACCGAGTTCACAAATTTAAAAATCCACACAAAATTTTTGAAACATTATCATATTTTACGTTTAAATATTTTCATTCTGGTGATTATGGTGTAGATTAATTAATGTTCTCATTTCATTATTTATTTGTACAACAACATATTAAGGAAGCAAAATGAAAGACTTAGACTGGAAAAATCTTGGATTTAGTTATATCAAAACGGATTACCGTTTCATTGCTCATTGGAAAGATGGTAAATGGGATAAAGGTAAACTGACCACTGATAATATGCTGCATATCCATGAAGGCTCAACGGCAATTCACTATGGCCAACAATGCTTTGAAGGCTTAAAAGCCTATCGTTGTAAAGACGGTTCAATCAATCTATTCCGTCCAGATCAAAATGCAAAACGCATGCAACACACCTCTGATCGCTTATTAATGCCACAAGTACCAACCGAATTATTTATCCGTGCTTGTAAAGAAGTAGTCAAAGCAAACCAAGAATGGTTAGGCCCTTACGGTTCTGGTGCAACGTTATATTTACGTCCCTTCCTATTTGGTACCGGTGAAAATATCGGTGTGAAAACTGCACCTGAATTTATTTTCTCTGTATTCTGCTGCCCTGTGGGTGCATACTTCAAAGGTGGTTTAGCACCATCTAACTTCATTACGACTGATTACGACCGTGCTGCCCCTATGGGTACGGGTGGCGTAAAAGTGGGTGGTAACTATGCTGCAAGTCTACTTCCACATGAATTAGCGGCAGAAGCAGGTACACCTGAGCGTAAATTTGCAGATGCGATTTATCTTGATCCAAAAACTCACACGAAAATTGAGGAAGTGGGTGCAGCAAATTTCTTCGGTATCACCAAAGATAATAAATTTATCACTCCTGCATCTGAATCCATTTTACCAAGTATCACCAAATACTCTTTGCTTTACATTGCAAAAGAACGTTTAGGTATGGAAGCTATCGAAGGTGATGTGTATATCGATCAACTTGATCAATTTGCAGAAGCGGGAGCTTGTGGTACTGCTGCAGTGATTACGCCAGTAGGCGGTATTCAACACAAAGGTAAATTCCACGTGTTCTATTCAGAAACTGAAGTGGGTCCTGTCACACGTAAACTTTACAATGAATTAACCGGTATTCAATTCGGTGATGTTGAAGCGCCTGAAGGCTGGATTGTAAAAGTAGAATAATTTTTGCTTTCTATCATAAAAGTAAGACTCATGTAATCCAAGGACTGAGTTCTCTCACGACAGGACTTAGTCCTTTTAGTTTTTTACACGCTTCGTATAAAGTATATTTCGATAAAAATACCTCATTAATAATATTTAGAGCTCACTGTGTAAATCCACTAAAACAACAAAACAAAAATCAAATAGGGATTTGGCGAAATTTTAAGGACGTAAGTGGGCGGAATTATTGAAAAATGGGGCTTTGCGATGCATTGCCCCTTTTTTATTGAAAAGAAAACTAAAAACAATGAATTGCGAAAAATTGGCGAGAAATGACCGCTTAAGCCATTAAAACTGCGAAAATATAAAGCACGTTTAAAAGCGTTTAAGCGGCGTTTAAATTATCTGGAAGATCCTGAAGTAAGTTTTCCATTGAAACAATATGCCCAGACAACTACGCAAGACATTATTGCGTTAGGGCGTGAAAAAGAAATTGCAGATCTTGCTCTTAACGATGCGAGCTATGACAGCACAAATAAAATTGTGTTAAGTGGAACATCGCAATTCTCTGATTATAAAAATTCAGACCCGTTTTCTGTGATTGAAGCAGACAAAACAGCCATGAAACGCTCTATAGGTCACGCCGTTAATGTTTGTGTTATTTCTGACAATGTGTGGGCGGTCATCAAATCGCACCCTGCAGTGATTGAAAAAATCAAATACTCACAAAAAGCAATTGTTACCCCTGAATTATTTGCCGAATTGATTGACGTGAAGACCGTGAAAATTGGTGAAGCAGTGTATGAAGATCAAGGTGCATTAAAAGACATCTGGTCGGGTGCGATTGTGTTGGCTTATGTGCCTGAAAAAGGTGATGGTCAGAAACACAATATCTACAAGCCATCATTTGGTTATACCCCACGTCGTAAAGCTGGTTTACACCTATCACCCAAACACTTTGTAATACTTCATTCGGATCATCTGATGCCACATAATGTGCTTCAAAGAAGAAAGAAAAAGCAAAAGAACTAAATAGAAGGGCCATAATAGTAAGCGCTTGAATGATACCGTTTGCCATACCGATATTTTCAGTGCCTACAATCGATTTAATAATGCTATATTTGGCAGGAGAATAGACCGCACTTTGCGCTGCCAAAATAAATGTCAATACAAAGGAAATGGCAAACATTCCCGTCATATAACTCAATAAAATCCCAGCACTGATCACCACAGCTGCTAAACTGCTATAACGAATGACTTTAGTGCGGGAAAATTTATCATTAATAAATGCCGAAGGCGAAAATAAGAAAATAAATGGCAATAAAATCATCGCATTAATTAATGCCGTTAAAACGACCAAACTCTCGCCTGAAAAACTTTTCAGTAACACATTTTGAATGGTAATTTTATGTGCCAAATCCACACTGGCATTAATAAAGGCAATGGCTAAATAAGGTACAAAGCCAGCATATTTTAAGAGTTTCATTTCGCACTCTCCGCTTGATAAAGATTAAAGGTTTTCATATTCAAGAGATAAGGTTTTAACACCAACAATAAATCAAATAAATGTTTTAATTTTTCATCTTTTTGTTCACTATTGGCTAATGCCGCTAAAGTCACATTCACCTCTTTTTCCGCTAACATTTTTGCTGCAGCTAAATAAGCTTTCACTACATCCATTTCGGCTTCATCACAACGAGCTAAGATCGCCAAAATATCACGTTCTTTTGCTGTAAAAATGCCTTCACGAGGATTCAATAAGCCTTCCGCTACCATGTCTTCGATTTGTTTAGCAGAAAGATGAAATTCTTCACATAATTGCTCAATGGTGAATACTTCATTTTCTGCCCCCATGATGATATCTAATAATCCAATAAGGCTTTCATAAGGATTATTCCAATCAAAATGAGGATGAGCAAAAAGTGCTTTAATTTGTGAAATCGTCGCATTGAAATTGTTTTGTAGATATTTAATAAAACTGAGCAACTCTACACAATATTCATCATAGAGATGAAAATTCGGTTTATCTTTTACTGGTTCTGGCAACAAACCTTCTTTCACATAGTACAGCACCGTGGATTTTGGTGTCTGACTAAGTTTAACTAGGTCATTCATTTTTAACATAAGGATTTCCCTCTAGGTTGATTTGTTGTGTATTGTATCGGATAAAAATAAAAAGTAAATAGTGTAGCTCTACACTTCTTGTTGAGTTTAATAAAAAAGTTGTTCACCACATCATGAACAACTTTCTTAATCAGCTTTAGCTTTCAATTTTTCGCCATAAATCCTTACTGTAAATGACGCCCACTGGATTTTTCTTCGATCCCATAATAGTTGGAGAAAGATAAACAGGCGTGGTATATTGGAAAATCGGTAAAGCAAGGTTTTCCTGTTGGATCTTCTCACTTAATTTTAAGTAAATTTCTGACCGCTCTTTTTCATTTAAGCTTTTCAATGCTTGCTCAAAAAGTTGGTCATATTCCGCATTGGCATAGCCATTTTTATTATCAGGACTTTTAGAATAGAACAAACCCAAGAATGCCATCGGATGATTAAAGTCCGCACACCAACCAGAACGAATGACTTGGAAATCACCTTTTTGACGTTTAGTCTGTAATGTTTGCCAACTGACTGGTTGTGCATCCACACGCAACATATCTGATTGCGTTAATTGCCCGACTAAACGTTGCGCGATATTCACATGCAATGGCGCTTCATCATAAAGCACATTTAAATACAGTGGATGTCTTTCATTAATTTTATTTTGAGCCAATAATTGCTCGGCAACAACAGGCTCCCATCTTGAATCTTGACCATTTAACATGGCTTTCGGTAAAAAATATGAACTCGGAATTGCTGTTGGAATTTCATTATTAACAATATTGGTGACGGAGACCAACGAAGCAATCGCCTTACGCACATCTGTCTTGGCAACATTAGGATCGTTGAGATTAAATTCATAAAAATAACTGCAAAGCTGTGGAAAATACTGAAGATCTTTATGTACTTCCGGCACATCAATGACTACATCAAATTCAATCAATTTAGGTAAAACAAAAGGCAAATAGGCTACACGCTCAAAAGCCACATTATTTTTTTGCCAATAATACGGGTTCTTAATTAAATGTATACCTTGTTGGTTTTCACTTTGCAACATATAGGCGCCATTTGTTACTGCGATTACATTTGGATGTTTATATTGAGGCACAAGACTAATATGTGCTAACATTTCCGGTAAGTAAGGCGTGGCTTTATCCAGTTCAATACGTAAAGTGCGTTCACTTTCCGCATAAATTCCCAAACTCTTAAAAGGTTTATTTTTCTCTAAAACACCTTTTGCATTTTTTAAATTGAGATAAGCTAAATAGGATCTTAATGGGCTATTTGATTGAGATAACGCTTGCCAAGAAAGTATGACATCTTGGGCGACTAAAGGATCACCATTTGACCAACGAAGCCCTTCACGCAAGGTAAAAATCCAGGTTTTATTATCTTTCGTTTGCCAACGTTCTGCGATACCTGGCACGATTTTTCCCTCTGGATCATAAGCCGTTAAGCCTTCATACAAATCACGCAATAAGCTCTCTTGTTCTGGATAACGAACAAACCAAGGCTCAAAAGAAGGGGAATGAGTAAACGCCCGAGTCAGTAATGTACGATTCGATTTTGAAGTATTCTCTTGTTTGATAGGCTGGCTTTGTGTTGGTTGATCATCCGTTTCTGTGTTTATCGATTTCTGGCTGTTTAATTTATCACAACCACTCAATCCCAAAACGACACCGAAAATGACCGCACTTTTAAGCCAAGTAAGGAAAGAATTATCCATTTTCAACGTCTTCGGTTTTAATCCAAAAGAAAAAGAACCAATATTTTACCGCAATTAAAATAGCAATGATCGCTCGCCCCACAACGCTTGGAGTAAAATAAAAGCCAATTAAAAGCATTGTGGTTGAAAACGTTAGGATAGAAATTTTTGCTTTTTTCGTCAATGCACGACGTTCATTAAAGGATTTTAGGTGTTTTTGATAAAGCTTCGTCCCTAAAAACCATTGCTCTAAACGAGAAGAACCTTTCGCAAAAGAATAAAGTGTAAGCAGTAAAAAAGGAGTTGTCGGGAGAATAGGTAAAAAAATACCAATAACACCTAATATTAAAGAAATGCAACCAAGAACAATATACATGACTTTGGTTAAAGAAGTCTTTGAGAAAAACTTAAGTGAAACCACACCTGCAACGATAGCAATAGCAATGATTCCAAAAAAAATGATAATAGAAAAAAAAGAAGTGTCGTCCATCATAAATCCTAAATAAAAGTGATACGCAATTATCACTGATTTTTTAGATTTTTCAACCTTGATATTATAGAATTTGTCGCAATTTACTAAACAAACTATTAGCAAAAGGAATATTTATGTCTAATCCATTACTTCATATTGAAGGCTTACCTCCATTTTCTCAAATTAAACCGGAACATATTCAACCGGCAATCCAAGAACTTATCGAAGAAAATCGTCAAGCTATTGAACAAGTTTTAAAACAACCGCACTCTACTTGGGAAAACTTTATTGAACCGCTTTCTGAAGCAGGCGAGCACTTAAGTCGTGCTTGGTCACCAATTTTC
This is a stretch of genomic DNA from Haemophilus parainfluenzae. It encodes these proteins:
- a CDS encoding MerR family transcriptional regulator, with product MLKMNDLVKLSQTPKSTVLYYVKEGLLPEPVKDKPNFHLYDEYCVELLSFIKYLQNNFNATISQIKALFAHPHFDWNNPYESLIGLLDIIMGAENEVFTIEQLCEEFHLSAKQIEDMVAEGLLNPREGIFTAKERDILAILARCDEAEMDVVKAYLAAAKMLAEKEVNVTLAALANSEQKDEKLKHLFDLLLVLKPYLLNMKTFNLYQAESAK
- a CDS encoding peptide ABC transporter substrate-binding protein, which gives rise to MDNSFLTWLKSAVIFGVVLGLSGCDKLNSQKSINTETDDQPTQSQPIKQENTSKSNRTLLTRAFTHSPSFEPWFVRYPEQESLLRDLYEGLTAYDPEGKIVPGIAERWQTKDNKTWIFTLREGLRWSNGDPLVAQDVILSWQALSQSNSPLRSYLAYLNLKNAKGVLEKNKPFKSLGIYAESERTLRIELDKATPYLPEMLAHISLVPQYKHPNVIAVTNGAYMLQSENQQGIHLIKNPYYWQKNNVAFERVAYLPFVLPKLIEFDVVIDVPEVHKDLQYFPQLCSYFYEFNLNDPNVAKTDVRKAIASLVSVTNIVNNEIPTAIPSSYFLPKAMLNGQDSRWEPVVAEQLLAQNKINERHPLYLNVLYDEAPLHVNIAQRLVGQLTQSDMLRVDAQPVSWQTLQTKRQKGDFQVIRSGWCADFNHPMAFLGLFYSKSPDNKNGYANAEYDQLFEQALKSLNEKERSEIYLKLSEKIQQENLALPIFQYTTPVYLSPTIMGSKKNPVGVIYSKDLWRKIES
- a CDS encoding transcriptional regulator GcvA; this translates as MYKRLPPLNSLKSFESAARHLSFTKAADELCVTQAAVSHQIKSLENFLGVELFIRKNRLLELTEFGKAYFIDINKILRKLNEATERLLTFKAEPHLTISVPQTFGIQWLVPHLNDFNEQYPEIEVRLKGVDQDEGLLDKEIDIAIYYGKGDWENLQVDRLGEENLVILAEPSLLEKTPVSCPNDLKKHTLIHTHTRDNWKTMADYLKLDDLNIQQGPLFSHTFMALQAAVHGQGIALANRILAQQEIENGHLQIVLPTELRDPKSFYVVNHLDRLDDEQIQAFRKWIKDSIKLGKHE
- a CDS encoding YbaN family protein, encoding MYIVLGCISLILGVIGIFLPILPTTPFLLLTLYSFAKGSSRLEQWFLGTKLYQKHLKSFNERRALTKKAKISILTFSTTMLLIGFYFTPSVVGRAIIAILIAVKYWFFFFWIKTEDVENG
- the rlmM gene encoding 23S rRNA (cytidine(2498)-2'-O)-methyltransferase RlmM; this translates as MNKLALYCRIGFEKEVAAEITDRASERGVFGFARVVENSGYVIFECYQPGDADRLAREIPFNRLIFARQMIVVSDFLENLDPQDRISPILAQYKRIAEDINLKQAVELFVETADTNEAKALLTFCRKFTVPLRQALKKQGWLQGKPNVKRGQILHCFFTQPNCCYVGYSYLGNNSTYFMGIPRLKFPADAPSRSTLKLEEAILTFIPRHEESKRLNENMVGVDLGACPGGWTYQLVKRGLFVYAVDHGKMAASLHDTGRIEHCPEDGFKFQPPKRKHIDWLVCDMVEQPSRIVNLIGKWLINGWCRETIFNLKLPMKKRYQEVMLCLENLAAMLAEKELKFDIQAKHLYHDREEITVHIALK
- a CDS encoding branched-chain amino acid aminotransferase, which translates into the protein MKDLDWKNLGFSYIKTDYRFIAHWKDGKWDKGKLTTDNMLHIHEGSTAIHYGQQCFEGLKAYRCKDGSINLFRPDQNAKRMQHTSDRLLMPQVPTELFIRACKEVVKANQEWLGPYGSGATLYLRPFLFGTGENIGVKTAPEFIFSVFCCPVGAYFKGGLAPSNFITTDYDRAAPMGTGGVKVGGNYAASLLPHELAAEAGTPERKFADAIYLDPKTHTKIEEVGAANFFGITKDNKFITPASESILPSITKYSLLYIAKERLGMEAIEGDVYIDQLDQFAEAGACGTAAVITPVGGIQHKGKFHVFYSETEVGPVTRKLYNELTGIQFGDVEAPEGWIVKVE